The following coding sequences lie in one Musa acuminata AAA Group cultivar baxijiao chromosome BXJ3-1, Cavendish_Baxijiao_AAA, whole genome shotgun sequence genomic window:
- the LOC103990063 gene encoding uncharacterized protein LOC103990063 produces the protein MATLQKFKLLATQCAAPAASPSRSPGPAAAIAPSSPAFRLRRRRSLRTLLGRASSRRAAAAVPGKPPPAPDRPSEKRALLSHSLADLFVSSPPPGRAEGGHESAAGAARRFGFDILAAGGRAGGGPRFGSRGLRYRLLRRTWRPVLVAIPE, from the coding sequence ATGGCGACGCTTCAGAAGTTTAAGCTGCTTGCGACGCAGTGCGCGGCGCCGGCCGCCAGCCCGTCGAGAAGCCCCGGCCCCGCCGCGGCAATCGCCCCCTCCAGCCCCGCTTTCCGGTTGCGCCGCCGGAGGAGCCTCAGGACGCTCCTCGGCCGGGCGTCGTCCCGTCGGGCCGCGGCCGCGGTCCCCGGGAAGCCGCCCCCGGCGCCGGATCGCCCGTCGGAGAAGCGGGCCTTGTTGAGCCACTCGCTCGCGGATCTGTTCGTCTCCTCGCCCCCGCCGGGTCGAGCGGAAGGAGGGCACGAGTCCGCCGCCGGAGCCGCGCGGAGGTTCGGGTTCGACATCCTCGCCGCCGGGGGTAGAGCCGGCGGGGGACCCAGGTTTGGGTCTCGCGGCTTGAGGTACCGGTTGCTGCGGCGGACCTGGCGGCCGGTGCTCGTCGCCATTCCCGAGTGA
- the LOC135628157 gene encoding LEAF RUST 10 DISEASE-RESISTANCE LOCUS RECEPTOR-LIKE PROTEIN KINASE-like 1.2 isoform X1 encodes MNPGILLSLKVFLILSLVEDRPVLAATIGSGDCQPQRCGNQTIKYPFWLSNKQPSYCGFPPFNVTCSNSGGQAETLSFNVFDGLYHVKNIFYENKSVQITAAGFDDDRCPLPTFNITSGLYPFDLSSANKRIFFLSNCSSSMNLSAFQNITCAADGGLTYFGGEYNGSGKLNFSGGVCKLFVVPVVGYIDVGIDVNYSALLRTGWLLNWTAPDCTECSDSGGRCGFNDTTTKFMCICPDRVHTRKCEIVLDVAAHSRRTKHIIIGVSVSAGFLALACAVGFLIYQYKKRKMNSTSSKFLTRNASSSHMNTEVGAHFQTHLFSYGELMAATDCFDTSRELGDGGFGTVYKGKLRDGRTVAVKRLYERNYKRVEQFMNEVEILSLLRHQNLVSLYGCTSHRSRELLLVYEFVPNGTVADHLHGSRASERILTWPMRLNIAIETADALAYLHAVDPPIIHRDVKTNNILLDGSFHVKVADFGLSRLFPVNATHVSTAPQGTPGYVDPEYHQCFQLTDKSDVYSFGVVLVELISSKQAIDITRQRSEIHLANMAITKIQNHELEDLVDPELCCPSDEVTKMMITMVAELAFRCLQSDGDMRPPIKEVLEGLRAIESKTYKTDKKEKNDVWTQDDATGVRNIAVFSPDCVTGKWVSQSTTPNTSQ; translated from the exons ATGAATCCCGGAATCTTACTGAGCCTCAAGGTCTTCTTGATCCTTTCTCTGGTGGAAGACAGACCAGTCCTTGCCGCAACTATTGGGTCTGGGGATTGTCAGCCTCAAAGATGCGGGAATCAGACAATCAAGTACCCTTTCTGGCTCAGCAATAAGCAACCGTCTTATTGTGGCTTTCCTCCGTTCAACGTCACCTGCAGCAACAGCGGCGGCCAAGCCGAAACCCTTTCTTTTAACGTTTTTGACGGTTTATATCATGTCAAGAACATCTTCTACGAGAACAAGTCGGTTCAGATCACTGCCGCCGGATTCGACGATGATCGGTGCCCATTACCAACCTTCAACATCACTTCCGGCCTCTACCCCTTCGACCTCAGCTCCGCCAACAAGCGCATCTTCTTCCTCTCCAATTGCTCGAGCTCGATGAATCTATCTGCCTTCCAAAACATAACTTGTGCTGCTGATGGAGGACTGACCTACTTCGGCGGTGAGTACAATGGCTCGGGCAAGCTGAACTTTTCCGGTGGAGTATGTAAGCTGTTTGTGGTGCCGGTGGTGGGTTACATCGATGTGGGCATCGATGTAAACTACTCTGCTCTGCTGAGGACTGGGTGGTTGCTGAACTGGACGGCGCCGGATTGTACAGAGTGCAGTGACAGCGGCGGCCGATGTGGATTCAATGACACGACAACAAAATTCATGTGCATCTGCCCTGACCGAGTCCATACAAGGAAATGTG AGATTGTTCTTGATGTTGCAGCTCATTCAAGGAGGACAAAGCATATAATTATAG GTGTTTCTGTCTCAGCTGGTTTCCTTGCTCTAGCATGTGCCGTGGGCTTTCTCATTTACCAGTACAAGAAAAGGAAAATGAACTCCACATCCTCCAAGTTTCTCACTAGAAATGCCTCTTCTTCACATATGAACACCGAAGTGGGTGCCCATTTCCAGACTCACCTCTTCTCCTATGGCGAACTTATGGCAGCTACCGACTGCTTTGACACCTCGAGAGAACTTGGTGATGGAGGTTTTGGCACTGTGTATAAAG GAAAACTTCGAGATGGTCGAACAGTTGCAGTGAAGCGACTGTATGAGAGAAACTATAAGCGGGTCGAGCAGTTCATGAATGAGGTTGAGATCCTCTCCCTTCTTCGTCACCAGAACCTTGTCAGCCTCTACGGCTGCACCTCCCACCGCAGTCGTGAGCTCCTCCTCGTTTATGAGTTTGTGCCAAATGGCACCGTTGCAGACCATCTCCATGGCAGCCGTGCCAGTGAGCGAATCCTAACATGGCCTATGCGTCTGAACATAGCCATTGAGACAGCTGATGCTCTTGCATACCTCCATGCTGTTGACCCACCTATCATACACCGCGATGTCAAGACCAACAACATTCTACTGGACGGTAGCTTCCATGTAAAAGTTGCAGATTTTGGGCTCTCACGTCTCTTTCCGGTCAATGCTACGCATGTGTCCACTGCTCCACAGGGCACACCGGGGTACGTAGACCCCGAGTACCATCAGTGTTTCCAGCTTACGGACAAGAGCGATGTTTATAGCTTTGGCGTGGTGCTGGTTGAGCTTATATCATCGAAACAAGCCATCGATATCACCAGGCAGCGGAGTGAGATCCATTTGGCCAACATGGCGATTACTAAGATCCAGAACCATGAATTAGAAGACCTGGTGGATCCAGAGCTCTGTTGTCCATCCGATGAGGTGACGAAGATGATGATCACCATGGTGGCAGAATTGGCATTCAGGTGTTTGCAATCGGATGGGGACATGAGGCCACCAATCAAGGAGGTCCTCGAGGGGTTGAGAGCGATCGAGAGTAAGACATACAAGACCGATAAGAAGGAGAAAAATGATGTTTGGACACAGGATGATGCTACTGGGGTACGGAACATTGCAGTGTTCTCTCCTGATTGTGTCACAGGCAAGTGGGTGAGTCAATCTACTACACCAAACACTAGTCAATAA
- the LOC135628157 gene encoding LEAF RUST 10 DISEASE-RESISTANCE LOCUS RECEPTOR-LIKE PROTEIN KINASE-like 1.2 isoform X2 produces the protein MNPGILLSLKVFLILSLVEDRPVLAATIGSGDCQPQRCGNQTIKYPFWLSNKQPSYCGFPPFNVTCSNSGGQAETLSFNVFDGLYHVKNIFYENKSVQITAAGFDDDRCPLPTFNITSGLYPFDLSSANKRIFFLSNCSSSMNLSAFQNITCAADGGLTYFGGEYNGSGKLNFSGGVCKLFVVPVVGYIDVGIDVNYSALLRTGWLLNWTAPDCTECSDSGGRCGFNDTTTKFMCICPDRVHTRKCAHSRRTKHIIIGVSVSAGFLALACAVGFLIYQYKKRKMNSTSSKFLTRNASSSHMNTEVGAHFQTHLFSYGELMAATDCFDTSRELGDGGFGTVYKGKLRDGRTVAVKRLYERNYKRVEQFMNEVEILSLLRHQNLVSLYGCTSHRSRELLLVYEFVPNGTVADHLHGSRASERILTWPMRLNIAIETADALAYLHAVDPPIIHRDVKTNNILLDGSFHVKVADFGLSRLFPVNATHVSTAPQGTPGYVDPEYHQCFQLTDKSDVYSFGVVLVELISSKQAIDITRQRSEIHLANMAITKIQNHELEDLVDPELCCPSDEVTKMMITMVAELAFRCLQSDGDMRPPIKEVLEGLRAIESKTYKTDKKEKNDVWTQDDATGVRNIAVFSPDCVTGKWVSQSTTPNTSQ, from the exons ATGAATCCCGGAATCTTACTGAGCCTCAAGGTCTTCTTGATCCTTTCTCTGGTGGAAGACAGACCAGTCCTTGCCGCAACTATTGGGTCTGGGGATTGTCAGCCTCAAAGATGCGGGAATCAGACAATCAAGTACCCTTTCTGGCTCAGCAATAAGCAACCGTCTTATTGTGGCTTTCCTCCGTTCAACGTCACCTGCAGCAACAGCGGCGGCCAAGCCGAAACCCTTTCTTTTAACGTTTTTGACGGTTTATATCATGTCAAGAACATCTTCTACGAGAACAAGTCGGTTCAGATCACTGCCGCCGGATTCGACGATGATCGGTGCCCATTACCAACCTTCAACATCACTTCCGGCCTCTACCCCTTCGACCTCAGCTCCGCCAACAAGCGCATCTTCTTCCTCTCCAATTGCTCGAGCTCGATGAATCTATCTGCCTTCCAAAACATAACTTGTGCTGCTGATGGAGGACTGACCTACTTCGGCGGTGAGTACAATGGCTCGGGCAAGCTGAACTTTTCCGGTGGAGTATGTAAGCTGTTTGTGGTGCCGGTGGTGGGTTACATCGATGTGGGCATCGATGTAAACTACTCTGCTCTGCTGAGGACTGGGTGGTTGCTGAACTGGACGGCGCCGGATTGTACAGAGTGCAGTGACAGCGGCGGCCGATGTGGATTCAATGACACGACAACAAAATTCATGTGCATCTGCCCTGACCGAGTCCATACAAGGAAATGTG CTCATTCAAGGAGGACAAAGCATATAATTATAG GTGTTTCTGTCTCAGCTGGTTTCCTTGCTCTAGCATGTGCCGTGGGCTTTCTCATTTACCAGTACAAGAAAAGGAAAATGAACTCCACATCCTCCAAGTTTCTCACTAGAAATGCCTCTTCTTCACATATGAACACCGAAGTGGGTGCCCATTTCCAGACTCACCTCTTCTCCTATGGCGAACTTATGGCAGCTACCGACTGCTTTGACACCTCGAGAGAACTTGGTGATGGAGGTTTTGGCACTGTGTATAAAG GAAAACTTCGAGATGGTCGAACAGTTGCAGTGAAGCGACTGTATGAGAGAAACTATAAGCGGGTCGAGCAGTTCATGAATGAGGTTGAGATCCTCTCCCTTCTTCGTCACCAGAACCTTGTCAGCCTCTACGGCTGCACCTCCCACCGCAGTCGTGAGCTCCTCCTCGTTTATGAGTTTGTGCCAAATGGCACCGTTGCAGACCATCTCCATGGCAGCCGTGCCAGTGAGCGAATCCTAACATGGCCTATGCGTCTGAACATAGCCATTGAGACAGCTGATGCTCTTGCATACCTCCATGCTGTTGACCCACCTATCATACACCGCGATGTCAAGACCAACAACATTCTACTGGACGGTAGCTTCCATGTAAAAGTTGCAGATTTTGGGCTCTCACGTCTCTTTCCGGTCAATGCTACGCATGTGTCCACTGCTCCACAGGGCACACCGGGGTACGTAGACCCCGAGTACCATCAGTGTTTCCAGCTTACGGACAAGAGCGATGTTTATAGCTTTGGCGTGGTGCTGGTTGAGCTTATATCATCGAAACAAGCCATCGATATCACCAGGCAGCGGAGTGAGATCCATTTGGCCAACATGGCGATTACTAAGATCCAGAACCATGAATTAGAAGACCTGGTGGATCCAGAGCTCTGTTGTCCATCCGATGAGGTGACGAAGATGATGATCACCATGGTGGCAGAATTGGCATTCAGGTGTTTGCAATCGGATGGGGACATGAGGCCACCAATCAAGGAGGTCCTCGAGGGGTTGAGAGCGATCGAGAGTAAGACATACAAGACCGATAAGAAGGAGAAAAATGATGTTTGGACACAGGATGATGCTACTGGGGTACGGAACATTGCAGTGTTCTCTCCTGATTGTGTCACAGGCAAGTGGGTGAGTCAATCTACTACACCAAACACTAGTCAATAA
- the LOC135628193 gene encoding LEAF RUST 10 DISEASE-RESISTANCE LOCUS RECEPTOR-LIKE PROTEIN KINASE-like 2.1 isoform X2 → MNPRILPSHKEIFTVFFFLFWILCLVVGSPVLAATIGSGVCQPQRCGNQTIKYPFWLSNKQPSYCGFPPFNVTCISSDGQAETISFNVFDGAYHVKNIFNENKSVQITAAGFDDDRCPLPTFNITSGLYPFDLSSANKRIFFLVNCSSSVNLPASYQNISCATDGGLSYFGGEYNGSVKLNFSGGVCKLFVVPVVGYIDVGIDVNYSALLRTGWLLNWTAPDCTECSDSGGRCGFNDTTSKFMCICPDQVHTRKCAHSKRTKHIIIVFSSFGGFLLCLCVFLLIYYKKSHEGNVQSAEALLNMHGSLSPKRYKYSEIKRMTRSFSHKLGHGGYGTVYKGTLQDGRSVAVKLLTASKGNVEEFINEVVSISRTSHVNIVSLLGFCLEGSKRALVYEFMPNGSLEKFINAEDSETRTPIGLEKLYEISVGIARGLEYLHRGCNTRIVHFDIKPHNILLDQDFCPKISDFGLAKLGSPKESILSMAAPRGTVGYIAPEVFSRNFGAVSSKADVYSYGMMVLEMVGGRKNIDAVVESTSEIYFPHWIYDRLDGKNEIDISGLNSENEETVRKMIIVGLWCIQMMPGNRPSMSEIVDMLEGSIKDLQMPPRP, encoded by the exons ATGAATCCCAGGATCTTGCCGAGCCACAAGGAAATCTttactgtcttcttcttcttattctggaTCCTTTGTTTGGTGGTAGGCAGCCCAGTCCTTGCCGCAACTATTGGGTCTGGGGTTTGTCAGCCTCAAAGATGCGGGAATCAGACAATCAAGTACCCTTTCTGGCTCAGCAATAAGCAACCGTCTTATTGTGGCTTTCCTCCGTTCAACGTCACCTGCATCAGCAGCGACGGCCAAGCCGAAACCATTTCTTTTAACGTTTTTGACGGTGCATATCATGTCAAGAACATCTTCAACGAGAACAAGTCGGTTCAGATCACTGCTGCCGGATTCGACGATGATCGGTGCCCGTTACCAACCTTCAACATCACTTCCGGCCTTTACCCCTTCGACCTCAGCTCCGCCAACAAGCGCATCTTCTTCCTCGTCAATTGCTCGAGCTCGGTGAATCTACCTGCTTCCTACCAGAACATATCATGTGCTACTGATGGAGGACTGTCCTACTTCGGCGGTGAGTACAATGGCTCGGTCAAGCTGAACTTTTCCGGTGGAGTATGTAAGCTGTTTGTGGTGCCGGTGGTGGGTTACATCGATGTGGGCATCGATGTAAACTACTCTGCTCTGCTGAGGACTGGGTGGTTGCTGAACTGGACGGCGCCGGATTGTACAGAGTGCAGTGACAGCGGCGGCCGATGTGGATTCAATGACACGACATCAAAATTCATGTGCATCTGCCCTGACCAAGTCCATACAAGGAAATGTG CTCATTCAAAGAGGACAAAGCATATAATTATAG TATTTTCTAGCTTTGGAGGGTTTCTCTTATGTCTGTGTGTATTCCTCTTGATCTACTATAAGAAGTCTCATGAAGGAAATGTGCAGAGTGCTGAAGCCTTACTAAACATGCATGGCTCCCTATCCCCAAAGAGGTACAAGTATTCTGAGATAAAGAGGATGACCAGATCCTTCAGCCACAAGCTTGGACATGGCGGCTATGGCACTGTGTACAAGGGCACTCTCCAAGATGGCCGCTCAGTGGCTGTGAAGCTCCTAACTGCATCCAAAGGAAACGTAGAGGAGTTCATCAATGAGGTCGTCAGCATCAGTAGAACATCCCATGTTAACATCGTCAGTCTTCTGGGTTTCTGCTTGGAGGGATCAAAGAGGGCTCTTGTCTACGAATTCATGCCAAATGGATCCCTAGAGAAGTTTATCAACGCCGAGGACTCCGAAACAAGAACACCAATTGGGTTGGAGAAGCTGTACGAGATATCGGTGGGCATTGCACGAGGCCTGGAATACCTGCACCGCGGATGCAACACTCGTATCGTTCACTTCGACATCAAGCCTCACAACATCCTCCTGGACCAAGACTTCTGCCCAAAGATCTCAGATTTCGGACTGGCAAAGCTGGGATCTCCCAAAGAAAGCATCCTCTCGATGGCAGCTCCTCGTGGCACTGTGGGATACATCGCCCCGGAAGTGTTCTCCAGGAACTTCGGAGCTGTGTCCAGTAAGGCTGATGTCTACAGCTATGGGATGATGGTGCTGGAAATGGTGGGGGGAAGGAAGAACATAGATGCAGTAGTTGAGAGCACCAGCGAGATCTACTTTCCTCATTGGATCTACGATCGTCTTGACGGGAAGAATGAGATCGACATATCAGGTTTGAACAGTGAGAATGAGGAGACTGTGAGGAAGATGATAATTGTTGGTCTGTGGTGCATACAGATGATGCCTGGGAATCGACCGTCGATGAGTGAGATAGTGGATATGTTGGAAGGAAGCATCAAAGACTTGCAGATGCCACCGAGGCCATAA
- the LOC135628193 gene encoding LEAF RUST 10 DISEASE-RESISTANCE LOCUS RECEPTOR-LIKE PROTEIN KINASE-like 2.1 isoform X1 yields MNPRILPSHKEIFTVFFFLFWILCLVVGSPVLAATIGSGVCQPQRCGNQTIKYPFWLSNKQPSYCGFPPFNVTCISSDGQAETISFNVFDGAYHVKNIFNENKSVQITAAGFDDDRCPLPTFNITSGLYPFDLSSANKRIFFLVNCSSSVNLPASYQNISCATDGGLSYFGGEYNGSVKLNFSGGVCKLFVVPVVGYIDVGIDVNYSALLRTGWLLNWTAPDCTECSDSGGRCGFNDTTSKFMCICPDQVHTRKCEIVLDVAAHSKRTKHIIIVFSSFGGFLLCLCVFLLIYYKKSHEGNVQSAEALLNMHGSLSPKRYKYSEIKRMTRSFSHKLGHGGYGTVYKGTLQDGRSVAVKLLTASKGNVEEFINEVVSISRTSHVNIVSLLGFCLEGSKRALVYEFMPNGSLEKFINAEDSETRTPIGLEKLYEISVGIARGLEYLHRGCNTRIVHFDIKPHNILLDQDFCPKISDFGLAKLGSPKESILSMAAPRGTVGYIAPEVFSRNFGAVSSKADVYSYGMMVLEMVGGRKNIDAVVESTSEIYFPHWIYDRLDGKNEIDISGLNSENEETVRKMIIVGLWCIQMMPGNRPSMSEIVDMLEGSIKDLQMPPRP; encoded by the exons ATGAATCCCAGGATCTTGCCGAGCCACAAGGAAATCTttactgtcttcttcttcttattctggaTCCTTTGTTTGGTGGTAGGCAGCCCAGTCCTTGCCGCAACTATTGGGTCTGGGGTTTGTCAGCCTCAAAGATGCGGGAATCAGACAATCAAGTACCCTTTCTGGCTCAGCAATAAGCAACCGTCTTATTGTGGCTTTCCTCCGTTCAACGTCACCTGCATCAGCAGCGACGGCCAAGCCGAAACCATTTCTTTTAACGTTTTTGACGGTGCATATCATGTCAAGAACATCTTCAACGAGAACAAGTCGGTTCAGATCACTGCTGCCGGATTCGACGATGATCGGTGCCCGTTACCAACCTTCAACATCACTTCCGGCCTTTACCCCTTCGACCTCAGCTCCGCCAACAAGCGCATCTTCTTCCTCGTCAATTGCTCGAGCTCGGTGAATCTACCTGCTTCCTACCAGAACATATCATGTGCTACTGATGGAGGACTGTCCTACTTCGGCGGTGAGTACAATGGCTCGGTCAAGCTGAACTTTTCCGGTGGAGTATGTAAGCTGTTTGTGGTGCCGGTGGTGGGTTACATCGATGTGGGCATCGATGTAAACTACTCTGCTCTGCTGAGGACTGGGTGGTTGCTGAACTGGACGGCGCCGGATTGTACAGAGTGCAGTGACAGCGGCGGCCGATGTGGATTCAATGACACGACATCAAAATTCATGTGCATCTGCCCTGACCAAGTCCATACAAGGAAATGTG AGATTGTTCTTGATGTTGCAGCTCATTCAAAGAGGACAAAGCATATAATTATAG TATTTTCTAGCTTTGGAGGGTTTCTCTTATGTCTGTGTGTATTCCTCTTGATCTACTATAAGAAGTCTCATGAAGGAAATGTGCAGAGTGCTGAAGCCTTACTAAACATGCATGGCTCCCTATCCCCAAAGAGGTACAAGTATTCTGAGATAAAGAGGATGACCAGATCCTTCAGCCACAAGCTTGGACATGGCGGCTATGGCACTGTGTACAAGGGCACTCTCCAAGATGGCCGCTCAGTGGCTGTGAAGCTCCTAACTGCATCCAAAGGAAACGTAGAGGAGTTCATCAATGAGGTCGTCAGCATCAGTAGAACATCCCATGTTAACATCGTCAGTCTTCTGGGTTTCTGCTTGGAGGGATCAAAGAGGGCTCTTGTCTACGAATTCATGCCAAATGGATCCCTAGAGAAGTTTATCAACGCCGAGGACTCCGAAACAAGAACACCAATTGGGTTGGAGAAGCTGTACGAGATATCGGTGGGCATTGCACGAGGCCTGGAATACCTGCACCGCGGATGCAACACTCGTATCGTTCACTTCGACATCAAGCCTCACAACATCCTCCTGGACCAAGACTTCTGCCCAAAGATCTCAGATTTCGGACTGGCAAAGCTGGGATCTCCCAAAGAAAGCATCCTCTCGATGGCAGCTCCTCGTGGCACTGTGGGATACATCGCCCCGGAAGTGTTCTCCAGGAACTTCGGAGCTGTGTCCAGTAAGGCTGATGTCTACAGCTATGGGATGATGGTGCTGGAAATGGTGGGGGGAAGGAAGAACATAGATGCAGTAGTTGAGAGCACCAGCGAGATCTACTTTCCTCATTGGATCTACGATCGTCTTGACGGGAAGAATGAGATCGACATATCAGGTTTGAACAGTGAGAATGAGGAGACTGTGAGGAAGATGATAATTGTTGGTCTGTGGTGCATACAGATGATGCCTGGGAATCGACCGTCGATGAGTGAGATAGTGGATATGTTGGAAGGAAGCATCAAAGACTTGCAGATGCCACCGAGGCCATAA